From the genome of Vicia villosa cultivar HV-30 ecotype Madison, WI linkage group LG2, Vvil1.0, whole genome shotgun sequence, one region includes:
- the LOC131646983 gene encoding homeobox-leucine zipper protein HAT4-like gives MTVEKEDLGLSLSLNFPQNPPKPQYLNLMSSSTHSSSPSTYNPHKPSWINAFTSSDRDSEPCRGGEERPLLLRGIDVNRLPSDANCEEEAGVSSPNSTVSSVSGKRSEREITGEDLDMERDCSRGISDEEDAETSRKKLRLTKDQSIILEESFKEHNTLNPKQKLALAKQLGLRARQVEVWFQNRRARTKLKQTEVDCEFLKRCCENLTDENRRLQKEVQELRALKLSPQFYMQMTPPTTLTMCPSCERVAVPSSAVDAATRRHPMVPNLARSFPVYPTVQHRPFDTLRPSRS, from the exons ATGACGGTTGAAAAAGAAGATTTGGGTTTGAGCCTTAGCTTAAACTTCCCTCAAAATCCACCAAAACCTCAATACCTCAATCTCATGTCTTCTTCTACCCATTCCTCTTCTCCTTCCACCTACAATCCTCACAAACCTTCATGGATCAATGCTTTCACTTCTTCAG ATCGGGATTCAGAACCATGCAGAGGCGGCGAAGAACGACCGTTACTCCTCCGCGGAATCGACGTGAACCGGTTACCTTCCGACGCCAACTGTGAAGAAGAAGCCGGTGTTTCATCTCCAAACAGCACTGTTTCGAGCGTGAGCGGTAAACGAAGCGAAAGAGAAATCACTGGCGAAGATCTTGACATGGAGAGAGATTGTTCAAGAGGAATCAGTGATGAAGAAGACGCTGAAACTTCCAGAAAAAAACTCAGACTCACCAAAGACCAATCTATTATCCtcgaagaaagtttcaaagaacaCAACACTCTTAACCCC AAACAAAAATTAGCACTTGCAAAGCAATTAGGTCTTCGTGCAAGACAAGTTGAAGTGTGGTTTCAAAATCGTAGGGCAag GACTAAGCTGAAACAAACGGAGGTAGATTGTGAGTTTTTGAAGCGATGTTGTGAGAATCTAACGGATGAGAATCGGCGGTTGCAAAAAGAAGTACAAGAGCTGAGAGCACTGAAACTTTCCCCACAATTCTACATGCAAATGACACCACCTACGACACTTACCATGTGTCCTTCTTGTGAGCGTGTGGCTGTTCCATCATCAGCCGTTGATGCTGCCACGCGTCGTCATCCTATGGTTCCGAATCTTGCTCGATCATTTCCCGTGTATCCAACGGTTCAGCATAGGCCGTTTGATACACTCCGTCCTAGTAGATCTTAA